The following proteins are encoded in a genomic region of Stigmatopora nigra isolate UIUO_SnigA chromosome 3, RoL_Snig_1.1, whole genome shotgun sequence:
- the dmxl2 gene encoding dmX-like protein 2 isoform X4 produces the protein MHLHQVLTGAVNPGDCCYSVGSVNDVPFTAYGSGCDVVILASDFECVQIIPGAQNGNIQVGCVECSHQLGRIAASYGNTVCIFEPLSTNPNKRHKQLNYQWQKTGQFFLDAITYNLAWDPQGNRILAATERLQLWAPPLTDALIEEEDGHVTDDKPHLVLNDWNCVWQCRTAASVHVAKWSPDGEYFATVGKDDCLLKVWYPSTGWRSAVVVQDPSEKKVPAVHFSFVYLAHPRSVTGMSWRKTSKYMPKGSVCNVLLTSCDDGVCRLWSETLLPEDSLLGGQISDNTHSFSSSLPGLSGNKDKIQHALESIHHLKHLRRGRRRSSALVAHSELLPSQLGTQDAHTHRHIAHHANALCHFHISASINPNTDIPSMLADSALFNADDGNGAGGFVVHWLNNKDLSFTCSMDLFMLQLRKFSEQQLEHATEDPLDHEGSPLKFDFDLDEMSDKASSELGEEGEPGEQGSTKASSPGSSSSLPLPSMLLERKMEILITEWNKSPDMLFTIHPTDGSFLVWHVKYLDEFNQGIFRQVQVSFSSRIPVAFPTGDANSLSKNILMYACTLTESESSRTAEQGRMVPYVAHSVSASAGLGSPALASSSNTNPGVSPAVMMVSKHVDGSLNQWAVTFAERSAFSNVLTVSHKFRYCGHRFHLNDQACHTVLPLLLTSSHHNALLTPPSAPGSIDGEQPPTLPLPKGLPRKQLRNAATRTFHDPNAIYSELILWRVDHIGPLSCTGGVSELARINSLHTSAFSNAAWLPSLVPSSVLGTYCNSASACFVASDGKNLRLYQAVVDARKLLDELSDPETSKLVGEVFNIVSQQSTARPGCIIELDVITNQCGANTQLLHVFQEDFILGYKPQKEPDTHTAAFLSGEDYQPPPFSEKFFLVVIEKDLNRNSVLQMWHLHLQSVQACVDDPNKDTSFQSQLMVPNQIVNADSSPETSPVRPLPRSASTVNLQSASKLILSSKLVYSKRLDLPHGVEVTRATPSAGHLSSSSIYPVCLAPYLIVTTCSDSRVRFWRCAVEGDQGDSDNDRDKRMYRWEPWALMNEEEDNNSAVFVSGRPVAVSCSYIGRLAVAFKQPRQGLISGKEFSMHVSIYECESTGGSEWVLEQTLHLEEFNRPSQTLDPRVSVDSNLFVYSRSDLYMSRDRNSPNIKHYVHLDWLSKEDGSHILTVGVGSNILMYGRISGMVNEQTSSKEGVAVITLPLGGSIKQGIRSRWILLRAVDLLSSVDGTPSLPVSLSWVRDGILVVGMDCEMHVYAQWHQDKKPGEGEEGNMSSADIAGGQTQASSSVFEGRARSKSVFEGSVAVDEALRAPAGLQEGGLFEAAHSLSPTLPQYHPTQLLELMDLGKVRRAKAILAHLVKCIAGEVAVVRDVEAGEGGARRHLSRTISVTGSTAKDTIVAGRDGGRDYTEINSIPPLPLYSLMLADEDTSFKGTEEPVKGPKVANGDTRHMSSEDQYADLFQVPTVTTDDFVNFATDKPEKKSRVINLSQYGPAYFGPEHAQVLSSHLMHSSLPGLTRLEQMFLVALADTVATTSAEVTSSTDQQYTGGEALDECGLRYLLAMRLHTCLLTSLPPLYRMQLLHQGLSTCHFAWAFHSEAEEELLNMIPAMQRGDLQWSELRAVGVGWWIRNINTLRKMVEKLGKAAFQRHNDPLDAALFYLAMKKKAVLWGLFRSQHDEKMTQFFKNNFTEDRWRRAALKNAFSLLGKQRFEQSAAFFLLAGSLKDAIEVLLEKMEDLQLAMIVARLYEADFENSSTCQGLLFEKVLGCNKDGSQYHCSRLHPDPFLRSIAYWIMKDYTQALDTLLERIPKDDDDNSDVMVKSCNPVVFSFYNYLRTHPLIIRRHYATSEGTATTVGLTSEKNSADEINLIERKLFFTTANAHFKVGCPVLALEVLSKIPKVTKKSGSSPLSKASSKVNVSSNQPLEQSTGLDWGSSAPPTWGGNESSSGMDWGQPVSKLEDDDLKLDWGDDKNNDEDEEEEEDCLTMKKLETATKVEGTFDSKLQRDDSKGESEVDVIAEQLKFRACLKILMTELRTLATGFEVDGGKLRFQLYSWLEKEIAAMHTICNYKVEGKEREPEVERWAERAASVDISDDMFERTDADAYERHQMERRRLQAKQQHSERRKAWLRKNQALLRVFLSYCSLHGAKGGGVTSVRMELLFLLQESQQEITVKQLQSPLPLPTTLPLLSACIATTKTVIANPVLHLSNHIRDILHTITLMESPPHPDVIDERVNALHTLAASLSACIYQALCDSHSYSSQTEANQFTGMVYQGLLLSERKRLRTESIEEHITPNSAPAQWPGVSSLISLLTSAKEEDQPRLNVLLCEAVMAVYLALLIHGLGTHNSNELFRLAAHPLNNRMWAAVFGGGAKVIIKPKRPEAPPVVPPQPPAEDGDRYRRRFNMRMLVPGRPVKETPAAPPPLPAERPTYREKFIPPELSMWDYFVAKPFLPLSDSNTLCDSDESGAEDDEDDDDAFLSDTQITEHSDPNSYSWALIRLATVKMFHHSIKNFLPITGLDFADLPVTSPFTNAVLKTLENWEHILLETMNKFDGPPPNYINTYPTDLSAGGGPAILRHKAMLEPDNTPFKTKNHQSFPARRLWHFLVKQEVLQETLIRYIFTKKRKQSESVDNHMERVKPNCIAGASALNKVEADLGYPGGKAKIVHKESDIIMAFAINKANSNEIVLASTHDVQEVDVSTLVAVQPYAWIGEEFDKESRSSDDVDYKSSHTNIAQASSGPFAPPQMPVSASMPWLGSGQTSMGASVIMKRNLNNVKRMTSHPIYQYYMTGAQDGSVRMFEWNRPQQLICFRQAGNARVTRLYFNSQGNKCGVADGEGFLSLWQVNQTSSNPKPYLSWQCHTKTCGDFAFITSSSLIATAGQSNDNRNVCLWDTLISPNNTMVHAFPCHENGATVLQYAPKQQLLITGGRKGFVCVFDIRQRQLLHTFQAHDSAIKALALDAFEDFFVTGSAEGNMKVWKLAGHGLMHSFGSEHAKQSIFRNIGAGVMQVETRPGNRIFTCGADGTLKMRVLPDRYNIPSSLVDVL, from the exons gcctATGGCTCAGGTTGTGATGTAGTGATCTTGGCCAGTGACTTCGAGTGTGTGCAGATCATCCCAGGAGCTCAGAATGGGAACATTCAGGTGGGCTGTGTGGAGTGCTCCCATCAGCTTGGCAGG ATTGCTGCCTCCTACGGAAACACAGTCTGTATCTTTGAACCCCTCTCTACCAACCCAAACAAGCGCCACAAG CAGCTTAACTATCAGTGGCAAAAGACAGGGCAGTTCTTCCTCGATGCCATCACCTACAACCTGGCCTGGGACCCGCAGG GGAACCGTATCCTAGCAGCAACCGAGCGGCTCCAGCTGTGGGCTCCACCGTTGACAGACGCTCTAATTGAAGAGGAGGACGGCCACGTGACTGATGATAAGCCTCATCTCGTTCTGAATGACTGGAATTGCGTCTGGCAGTGCAG GACTGCTGCTTCCGTGCATGTTGCCAAGTGGTCCCCTGATGGAGAGTACTTCGCAACAGTTGGGAAG GATGACTGTTTACTCAAAGTATGGTATCCCAGTACGGGCTGGCGTTCTGCAGTTGTGGTCCAGGACCCCTCAGAAAAGAAAGTGCCTGCTGTTCACTTCTCCTTTGTTTATCTGGCGCATCCCCGCTCAGTCACTGGTATGTCATGGAGGAAGACCAGCAAGTACATGCCAAA GGGTTCAGTCTGCAATGTTTTGCTGACATCCTGTGACGATGGCGTGTGCCGCCTGTGGTCGGAGACCTTGCTCCCCGAGGACAGCTTGCTCGGCGGGCAAATATCTGATAATACACACTCTTTTAGCTCCAGCTTGCCAGGCTTGTCAGGCAATAAGGACAAGATTCAGCATGCTTTAGAG TCTATTCACCATCTGAAGCACCTGCGTCGGGGAAGGCGACGATCATCTGCCTTGGTAGCCCACAGTGAGCTGCTCCCCTCTCAGCTTGGAACACAGGATGCACACACGCACCGTCACATTGCTCATCATGCCAACGCATTGTGTCACTTCCACATCTCAGCAAGTATTAATCCcaacacag ACATCCCATCAATGCTGGCAGACTCTGCACTCTTCAACGCAGATGACGGCAACGGCGCGGGAGGATTTGTTGTCCACTGGCTCAATAATAAAGACCTAAGCTTCACCTGTTCCATGGATCTTTTCATGCTACAGCTTCGCAAGTTCTCTGAGCAGCAGTTAGAACATGCAACGGAAGACCCATTGGATCATGAAGGATCCCCTTTGAAGTTTGATTTCG ACCTGGATGAAATGTCTGACAAAGCCTCATCTGAGCTTGGAGAAGAGGGAGAACCAGGGGAGCAAGGAAGCACAAAGGCATCGTCTCCAGGATCTAGCTCCAGCTTACCTTTGCCCTCAATGTTGCTGGAGAGAAAAATGGAGATTCTGATCACAGAGTGGAATAAGAGTCCTGACATGCTGTTCACCATTCACCCAACTGATGGTTCTTTCCTTGTATGGCATGTGAAGTACTTGGATGAATTCAACCAGGGTATCTTTAGGCAGGTTCAG GTGTCCTTTTCCTCTCGTATCCCAGTGGCATTTCCCACTGGTGATGCCAATTCTTTgagtaaaaacattttgatgtaTGCCTGTACTTTGACCGAGAGTGAAAGTTCAAGAACAGCCGAGCAAGGAAGAATGGTTCCATATGTCGCTCACTCCGTGTCAGCTTCAGCTGGCCTCGGTTCACCTGCCCTGGCCTCTTCTTCTAACACCAATCCTGGCGTCAGTCCTGCTGTCATGATGGTCTCCAAACATGTTGATGGATCTCTTAACcag TGGGCTGTGACATTTGCCGAGCGCTCTGCCTTCTCCAACGTATTGACCGTGTCCCACAAATTCCGCTACTGTGGTCACCGTTTCCATCTGAATGATCAAGCCTGTCACACAGTGCTACCACTGCTGCTCACCTCGTCACACCACAATGCACTCCTTACACCGCCCTCAGCTCCTGGCAGCATTGACGGGGAACAACCTCCCACCCTTCCCCTTCCAAAGGGACTTCCTAG GAAGCAGCTTCGCAATGCAGCAACAAGGACCTTCCATGACCCCAATGCCATTTACAGTGAACTCATCTTGTGGCGAGTGGATCATATTGGACCTCTCTCTTGCACTGGAGGAGTCTCGGAATTGGCTCGAATCAACTCTCTGCACACCTCTGCATTCAGCAATGCTGCTTGGCTACCTTCACTTGTCCCAAGCTCTGTACTTG GAACATACTGTAATAGTGCCAGTGCTTGCTTTGTGGCATCGGATGGTAAGAACCTGCGTCTCTATCAAGCTGTAGTGGATGCCAGAAAGCTACTAGATGAGCTCTCAGATCCAGAAACATCT AAACTAGTTGGCGAAGTGTTCAACATTGTTAGCCAGCAGTCGACTGCCAGACCTGGCTGTATCATAGAGCTAGATGTCATTACAAACCAG TGTGGGGCCAACACCCAGCTGCTGCATGTCTTCCAAGAGGATTTTATTCTCGGCTACAAACCTCAAAAGGAACCGGATACACATACGGCCGCTTTTCTATCTGGTGAAG ATTATCAACCTCCTCCATTTTCTGAGAAATTTTTCCTCGTGGTGATAGAAAAGGATCTCAACAGAAACTCTGTGCTGCAAATGTGGCACCTGCACCTCCAATCTGTTCAGGCTTGTGTCG ATGATCCGAACAAAGATACTAGTTTCCAGAGCCAGCTCATGGTTCCCAACCAAATTGTGAATGCTGACTCATCTCCAGAGACATCCCCTGTCAGACCTCTCCCGCGCTCGGCCTCCACAGTCAACTTGCAATCAGCTAGCAAACTCATTCTCAGTTCCAAACTGGTGTACAGCAAGCGACTTGACTTACCTCACGGGGTAGAGGTTACCAGAGCCACACCATCTGCTG GCCATCTCAGTTCCTCCTCTATCTACCCTGTATGCCTGGCTCCCTATCTGATTGTGACTACCTGTTCTGACTCTCGAGTGCGTTTCTGGCGCTGTGCCGTAGAGGGTGATCAGGGAGATAGTGACAATGACCGGGACAAGCGGATGTACCGCTGGGAGCCGTGGGCTTTAATGAATGAGGAAGAAGACAACAACAGCGCTGTGTTTGTATCAGGGCGGCCCGTTGCAGTGTCCTGCTCCTATATTGGTAGGCTGGCTGTAGCGTTTAAACAGCCACGTCAAGGACTG ATTTCTGGAAAAGAGTTTTCAATGCACGTGTCTATCTATGAGTGTGAATCAACTGGTGGTTCAGAGTGGGTTTTGGAACAAACGCTCCACTTGGAAGAATTTAATAGACCTTCTCAAACATTGGACCCAAGAGTCAGCGTGGACTCTAACCTCTTTGTTTACAGCAG ATCGGACCTGTACATGAGCAGAGACCGCAATTCCCCCAATATCAAGCACTACGTCCACTTGGATTGGTTATCCAAAGAAGATGGCTCTCACATTCTCACTGTGGGGGTTGGCTCCAACATTCTTATGTATGGGCGAATCTCTGGCATGGTTAATGAGCAGACAAGTAGCAAAGAGGGCGTGGCTGTCATCACACTCCCTCTAGGGGGCAGTATCAAGCAGGGGATACGCTCTCGCTGGATCCTACTACGGGCCGTGGACTTGCTGTCCTCTGTGGATGGCACACCTTCTCTGCCGGTTTCCCTCTCCTGGGTTAGGGATGGCATCTTGGTGGTGGGCATGGACTGTGAGATGCACGTGTATGCCCAATGGCACCAGGACAAGAAGCCCGGTGAAGGAGAGGAGGGCAACATGTCATCTGCAGACATTGCAGGAGGCCAAACTCAAGCTTCTTCCTCAGTCTTTGAAGGGAGAGCCAGGTCTAAAAGTGTGTTTGAAGGAAGCGTTGCAGTGGATGAGGCCCTACGTGCCCCGGCTGGACTTCAAGAGGGTGGACTTTTTGAGGCAGCTCACTCTTTGTCACCAACATTACCCCAGTATCATCCCACACAACTGCTTGAACTCATGGATTTGGGAAAAGTTCGTCGAGCCAAA GCCATTCTTGCTCACTTGGTAAAGTGTATTGCTGGGGAGGTGGCTGTAGTCAGGGATGTGGAGGCAGGTGAAGGCGGAGCCAGGAGACATCTCTCCCGAACCATCAGCGTGACTGGCAGCACAGCAAAAGACACAATTGTGGCCGGTCGCGATGGTGGACGGGATTACACGGAAATCAACTCCATCCCCCCGCTTCCGCTCTATTCCCTCATGTTGGCTGACGAAGATACTTCCTTTAAGGGCACTGAAGAACCTGTCAAAGGACCAAAAGTAGCCAATGGTGACACCAGGCACATGTCTTCTGAGGACCAATATGCTGACCTCTTCCAG GTGCCAACAGTCACCACAGATGATTTTGTGAACTTTGCCACAGACAAACCAGAGAAGAAATCTCGTGTTATCAACCTCTCACAATATGGTCCTGCTTACTTTGGACCAGAACATGCACAG GTGTTATCCAGTCACCTTATGCACTCCAGCCTCCCTGGACTTACCCGACTTGAGCAGATGTTCTTGGTGGCCCTGGCTGACACGGTAGCAACCACTAGTGCTGAGGTCACTAGCTCCACGGACCAACAATACACAG GAGGCGAGGCTCTGGATGAGTGTGGACTGCGGTACCTGCTGGCCATGCGTCTTCATACTTGCCTGCTCACCTCTCTGCCCCCACTTTACCGCATGCAGCTTCTTCACCAGG GTCTGTCAACATGCCATTTTGCCTGGGCCTTTCACTCTGAAGCAGAGGAGGAGTTGTTGAATATGATTCCGGCAATGCAGAGAGGTGACCTGCAGTGGTCTGAGCTCCGAGCGGTTGGAGTTGGTTGGTGGATACGCAACATCAACACCCTGAGGAAAATGGTGGAGAAG ttggGCAAAGCTGCATTCCAGAGGCACAACGACCCCTTAGATGCTGCGCTCTTCTACCTGGCAATGAAGAAAAAGGCTGTCCTTTGGGGTCTCTTCAG GTCCCAGCATGATGAGAAGATGACTCAGTTCTTCAAGAATAATTTCACTGAAGACCGTTGGCGCAGGGCAGCTCTAAAAAATGCTTTCTCCCTGCTTGGAAAGCAACGCTTTGAACAGTCAGCCGCTTTCTTCTTACTGGCAGGATCCCTCAAAGATGCAATCGAG GTGTTGTTGGAGAAGATGGAGGATCTCCAATTAGCCATGATAGTGGCCAGATTGTACGAGGCAGACTTTGAGAACTCCTCCACCTGCCAAGGCCTCCTTTTTGAGAAGGTTCTTGGCTGTAACAAGGACGGAAGTCAGTACCACTGTTCAAGACTTCACCCTGACCCATTCTTGCGCAGCATAGCATACTGGATAATGAAGGATTACACCCAAGCTCTCGACACACTTTTAGAGCGCATCCCTAAAGATGATGATGACAACTCTG ATGTGATGGTCAAATCTTGCAACCCCGTGGTGTTCAGTTTTTACAACTATCTAAGAACACACCCGCTCATCATCCGGCGACACTATGCTACTTCAGAGGGCACAGCAACCACTGTTGGTCTCACTTCAGAAAAGAACAGTGCAGACGAGATCAACCTAATAGAGCGAAAATTGTTCTTCACCACAGCCAATGCTCATTTTAAG GTGGGCTGCCCAGTTCTGGCCCTGGAGGTGCTCTCCAAAATCCCCAAAGTTACCAAGAAATCCGGGTCATCTCCACTCAGCAAGGCTTCATCCAAGGTCAACGTGAGCTCAAACCAGCCACTGGAACAGAGCACAGGCCTGGACTGGGGTTCATCTGCTCCCCCTACATGGGGAGGGAATGAAAGCTCAAGTGGGATGGATTGGGGCCAACCCGTGAGCAAgttggaggatgatgaccttaAGCTTGACTGGGGGGATGACAAAAACAATGAtgaagacgaggaggaggaggaggattgtCTGACTATGAAGAAACTTGAAACTGCGACCAAAGTGGAAGGAACATTTGATTCAAAGCTGCAGAGAGACGACTCAAAG GGTGAGTCTGAGGTGGACGTGATAGCTGAACAGCTGAAGTTCCGTGCCTGTCTAAAGATTTTGATGACAGAGCTGCGCACGCTCGCTACCGGCTTCGAGGTCGATGGAGGGAAGCTTCGTTTTCAGCTCTACAGTTGGCTTGAGAAGGAGATTGCAGCAATGCATACCATCTGCAACTACAAG GTAGAAGGGAAGGAGCGAGAGCCAGAAGTGGAACGCTGGGCAGAACGAGCAGCATCAGTGGATATATCAGATGACATGTTTGAGAGAACAGACGCCGATGCCTATGAGCGTCACCAAATGGAGCGGCGACGTCTCCAAGCAAAGCAGCAGCATTCGGAGAGGCGCAAGGCTTGGCTGAGGAAGAACCAAGCCTTGCTTAGAGTCTTCCTCTCTTACTGCAGCCTCCACGGAGCCAAGGGTGGCGGAGTCACCTCTGTACGCATGGAGCTCCTGTTCCTTCTGCAGGAGAGTCAGCAG GAGATCACAGTGAAGCAGCTCCAATCTCCCCTGCCTCTGCCAACCACCTTGCCTCTGCTCTCGGCCTGCATCGCCACCACCAAAACAGTCATAGCCAATCCTGTGCTTCATCTCAGCAACCACATTCGCGATATCCTCCACACCATCACCCTAATGGAGTCACCGCCGCATCCAGATGTCATAGATGAACGG GTAAATGCCCTGCACACACTGGCAGCGTCTCTGTCTGCTTGCATCTACCAGGCACTGTGTGACAGCCACAGTTACAG CAGCCAGACAGAGGCCAACCAATTTACCGGAATGGTGTACCAGGGATTGTTGCTCAGCGAAAGGAAACGACTCCGTACAGAAAGCATTGAGGAACATATCACTCCTAATTCAGCTCCTGCTCAATGGCCAG GTGTGTCGTCCCTGATTTCTCTGTTGACGTCTGCCAAGGAGGAGGACCAGCCGAGACTCAACGTGCTTCTGTGCGAGGcggtcatggctgtttatttAGCCTTGCTCATCCACGGCTTGGGCACTCACAACAGCAATGAACTCTTCCGCCTCGCCGCACATCCCCTCAACAATCGCATGTGGGCCGCTGTCTTTGGAGGAGGAGCCAAAGTCATAATTAAGCCAAAGAGGCCCGAGGCCCCACCAG TGGTGCCACCTCAGCCTCCGGCTGAGGACGGGGACCGATACAGGCGCAGGTTTAACATGAGGATGCTAGTTCCCGGACGCCCCGTGAAGGAGACACCAGCTGCCCCGCCGCCACTGCCTGCAGAGAGACCCACTTACAGGGAAAAATTTATTCCCCCAGAGTTGAGCATGTGGGACTATTTTGTAGCCAAA CCCTTCCTGCCGTTATCAGACAGCAATACTCTGTGTGACTCGGATGAAAGTGGAGCagaggatgatgaagatgatgatgatgccttCCTTTCAGATACTCAGATAACTGAGCACTCTGACCCCAACTCGTACAG CTGGGCCCTGATCCGTTTGGCCACGGTGAAAATGTTCCATCACAGCATTAAAAACTTCCTCCCTATCACCGGTCTTGACTTTGCAG ACCTACCAGTCACTTCACCTTTTACAAATGCTGTGTTGAAGACCTTGGAGAACTGGGAACATATTTTACTGGAGACGATGAATAAATTTGACGGTCCGCCCCCCAACTACATTAACACTTACCCTACTGACCTTAGCGCTGGAGGCGGTCCCGCCATCCTGCGTCACAAGGCCATGCTGGAGCCAGACAATACTCCTTTCAA GACAAAGAATCACCAGTCCTTTCCAGCCCGACGGTTGTGGCATTTCTTGGTCAAACAGGAGGTTCTTCAGGAGACCTTAATCCGTTACATCTTTACCAAGAAAAGGAAGCAGAGCGAG TCTGTAGACAACCATATGGAGCGTGTAAAGCCAAACTGCATAGCTGGAGCTAGCGCTCTCAACAAG GTGGAGGCAGATTTGGGCTATCCTGGAGGAAAAGCAAAAATCGTTCACAAGGAGTCTGACATTATTATGGCATTTGCAATTAACAAG GCTAACTCCAACGAAATAGTGTTGGCCTCAACCCACGATGTCCAGGAAGTAGATGTGTCCACGTTGGTGGCTGTCCAGCCTTACGCCTGGATTGGAGAGGAGTTTGATAAGGAGTCGCGCAG CTCTGATGACGTTGACTACAAGTCATCTCATACCAACATTGCCCAGGCCAGTTCTGGTCCCTTTGCACCACCACAGATGCCCGTCTCTGCATCCATGCCGTGGCTGGGTAGTGGGCAGACCAGCATGGGAGCCAGTGTG ATCATGAAGAGGAATCTTAATAATGTCAAGAGGATGACGTCTCACCCAATATATCAGTATT ATATGACAGGCGCCCAGGATGGCAGTGTTCGCATGTTTGAATGGAACAGACCTCAGCAGCTCATCTGCTTTAGACAAGCAGGCAACGCTCGCGTCACTCGACTGTATTTCAACTCCCAGGGCAACAAG TGCGGCGTTGCTGACGGAGAGGGATTTCTCAGTCTGTGGCAAGTCAATCAGACTTCCTCAAATCCCAAACCTTATCTG AGTTGGCAGTGCCACACAAAAACATGTGGAGATTTTGCGTTCATCACATCTTCGAgtctcatcgccacggccggacaATCCAATGATAACAG AAATGTGTGTCTTTGGGACACCCTGATATCCCCCAACAATACCATGGTCCATG CGTTCCCCTGTCACGAAAACGGAGCCACAGTACTGCAGTATGCACCTAAACAGCAACTGCTCATCACCGGAGGAAGAAAGGGCTTCGTGTGCGTCTTTGACATCCGCCAGAGGCAGCTGCTCCACACATTCCAAGCCCATGACTCGGCCATCAAGGCGCTGGCATTGGATGCCTTCGAAGACTTCTTCGTCACCGGCTCCGCGGAGGGCAACATGAAG GTGTGGAAGCTCGCCGGCCACGGTCTCATGCACTCATTCGGCAGCGAGCACGCCAAGCAGTCCATCTTCCGCAACATTGGCGCCGGCGTCATGCAGGTGGAAACCCGTCCCGGTAACCGCATCTTCACTTGTGGGGCTGACGGCACCCTGAAGATGAGGGTCCTCCCCGACCGGTATAATATCCCCAGCAGCTTGGTTGACGTCTTGTAA